Proteins encoded together in one Salarchaeum sp. JOR-1 window:
- the lhgO gene encoding L-2-hydroxyglutarate oxidase, whose translation MTTHDVAIVGGGCVGLSVAKHLAERTDLDVAVLEKEYHLAEHQSGRNSGVLHPGFNYPPESEKARFATEGTRRMKEYCAEHDVPCEELGVLVVATDDSEEARLDDLAAQAEANGVEYELLDSQEEIREYEPHAVGQAALRAPEAASVDSQQYVYTLGREVQREGVTLYLGHEVTGVRETSEGYRLATSNSDIDADVLVNAAGLHADTLAHQLGVGEQYQVVPFRGEYYEVTPDRAELCQSMIYPTPDPDLPFLGVHYTRRSDGKVIVGPNAVLAFGREAYENTDFDLADLKETLTYDGFWKLIADPMMLGVAWDELNKSYRKEKFAAASQKLVPEIRERDLNKSYAGIRAQLVSDDGDLVKDPLFVETQDAVHILNAVSPGLTSSLPFGDHIAGLVEEKL comes from the coding sequence ATGACGACGCACGACGTGGCAATCGTCGGCGGCGGCTGTGTCGGGCTGTCGGTCGCGAAGCACCTCGCGGAGCGCACCGACCTCGACGTCGCCGTCCTGGAGAAGGAGTACCACCTCGCGGAACACCAGTCCGGCCGGAACTCGGGCGTCCTCCACCCCGGATTCAACTATCCGCCGGAGTCCGAGAAGGCGCGGTTCGCGACCGAGGGCACGCGGCGGATGAAGGAGTACTGCGCGGAGCACGACGTCCCCTGCGAGGAACTCGGCGTGCTCGTCGTCGCGACGGACGACAGCGAGGAAGCCAGGCTCGACGACCTCGCGGCGCAGGCGGAGGCGAACGGCGTCGAGTACGAGCTGCTCGACTCCCAGGAGGAGATTCGGGAGTACGAGCCGCACGCGGTCGGGCAGGCCGCGCTCCGCGCGCCAGAAGCGGCGTCCGTCGACTCCCAGCAGTACGTGTACACGCTCGGCCGCGAAGTCCAGCGTGAGGGCGTGACGCTCTACCTCGGCCACGAGGTTACGGGCGTCCGCGAGACGAGCGAGGGCTACCGGCTCGCCACGTCGAACAGCGACATCGACGCGGACGTGCTCGTGAACGCCGCGGGCCTGCACGCGGACACGCTCGCCCACCAGCTCGGCGTCGGCGAACAGTACCAGGTCGTGCCGTTCCGCGGCGAGTACTACGAGGTCACGCCCGACCGCGCGGAGCTGTGTCAGTCGATGATCTACCCGACGCCCGACCCCGACCTCCCCTTTCTCGGCGTGCACTACACGCGGCGCTCGGACGGGAAGGTCATCGTCGGGCCGAACGCCGTGCTCGCGTTCGGCCGCGAGGCCTACGAGAACACGGACTTCGACCTCGCCGACCTGAAGGAGACGCTGACCTACGACGGGTTCTGGAAGCTCATCGCCGACCCGATGATGCTCGGGGTGGCGTGGGACGAACTCAACAAGTCCTACCGGAAGGAGAAGTTCGCGGCGGCCTCCCAGAAGCTCGTGCCCGAGATTCGGGAGCGCGACCTGAACAAGAGCTACGCCGGCATCCGCGCCCAGCTCGTGAGCGACGACGGCGACCTCGTGAAGGACCCGCTGTTCGTGGAGACACAGGACGCCGTACACATCCTGAACGCCGTCTCCCCGGGTCTCACGTCCTCGCTCCCGTTCGGCGACCACATCGCGGGGCTGGTCGAGGAGAAACTCTAG
- a CDS encoding mannonate dehydratase: MTSEFPDEMRVAIGTYKPATDDFLRFAAQLGVDDILLTPHRHPGFESALPLGEAWSEDALAELKSRANGADLRLYAVEKMPVPLYEILLTDDADERAELTGIITETITNMGAAGVPVLGYSGHPPDGAVRTTREHPVRGGALASAYDVDDLHELDRDDDVERDVSEDLMWERYEAFLHEVVPIAEDAGVTLGVHPSDPPVERLFGIPLLFRNRENFERALDIHPSDNHGLKLGMGCWSEMGEDLVDVVEHFGGDQIVYAHFRDVVGTVPRFHETFVDDPAGNFDEYEVVEALDRVGFGGVMTPDHVPLMEGESDWEFGSTLGRSYTVGYLKGMLKSLE; the protein is encoded by the coding sequence ATGACATCGGAGTTCCCGGACGAGATGCGGGTCGCCATCGGCACGTACAAACCCGCGACCGACGACTTCCTGCGGTTCGCCGCCCAGCTCGGCGTCGACGACATCCTCCTCACGCCCCACCGCCACCCCGGCTTCGAGTCCGCGCTCCCGCTCGGCGAGGCGTGGAGCGAGGACGCCCTCGCGGAACTGAAGTCGCGCGCGAACGGCGCCGACCTCCGGCTGTACGCCGTCGAGAAGATGCCCGTCCCGCTCTACGAGATACTCCTGACGGACGACGCCGACGAGCGCGCCGAACTCACGGGCATCATCACCGAGACCATCACGAACATGGGCGCGGCCGGCGTGCCCGTCCTCGGGTACAGCGGCCACCCGCCCGACGGCGCGGTGCGCACCACGCGCGAACACCCCGTGCGGGGCGGCGCGCTCGCGTCCGCCTACGACGTGGACGACCTCCACGAGCTCGACCGGGACGACGACGTCGAACGCGACGTCTCGGAGGACCTGATGTGGGAGCGCTACGAGGCGTTCCTGCACGAGGTCGTGCCGATCGCGGAGGACGCGGGCGTGACGCTCGGCGTCCACCCCAGCGACCCCCCGGTCGAACGCCTGTTCGGGATTCCCCTCCTCTTCCGGAACCGCGAGAACTTCGAGCGCGCGCTCGACATCCATCCCAGCGACAACCACGGCCTCAAACTCGGGATGGGGTGCTGGTCCGAGATGGGCGAAGACCTCGTGGACGTCGTCGAGCACTTCGGCGGCGACCAGATCGTGTACGCGCACTTCCGGGACGTCGTCGGCACGGTTCCGCGGTTCCACGAGACGTTCGTGGACGACCCCGCGGGGAACTTCGACGAGTACGAGGTCGTCGAGGCGCTCGACCGCGTCGGGTTCGGCGGCGTGATGACGCCCGACCACGTCCCCCTGATGGAGGGTGAGTCCGACTGGGAGTTCGGGAGCACGCTCGGGCGCTCCTACACCGTCGGCTACCTCAAGGGAATGCTGAAATCGCTCGAATAG